One segment of Phaeacidiphilus oryzae TH49 DNA contains the following:
- a CDS encoding STAS domain-containing protein, with translation MDLSLSTRTVGDRTVVEVGGEIDVYTAPKLREQLVELVNEGKYHLIVDMEGVDFLDSTGLGVLVGGLKRVRAHEGSLRLVCNQERILKIFRITGLTKVFPIHSSVDEAVSATD, from the coding sequence GTGGACCTGTCCCTGTCGACCCGGACTGTCGGCGACCGAACGGTCGTCGAAGTGGGCGGCGAGATCGATGTGTACACCGCCCCCAAGCTGCGGGAGCAGCTCGTGGAACTCGTCAATGAGGGCAAATACCACCTGATCGTCGACATGGAAGGCGTGGACTTCCTGGACTCGACCGGGTTGGGCGTTCTCGTCGGCGGGCTCAAGCGCGTGCGAGCGCACGAGGGTTCGCTTCGCCTCGTGTGCAACCAGGAGCGCATTCTGAAGATTTTCCGGATCACCGGACTGACGAAGGTGTTCCCGATCCACAGCTCGGTGGACGAGGCCGTCTCCGCGACGGACTAG
- a CDS encoding ATP-binding protein, producing the protein MATVELRFTALGEHVRTARLVAAAVARRAGVDDSVLDEVRVAVGEACARAVRLHQRTSTDAPVQVRLEEQEKRFLIEVVDGVHGDSESGGTAERSAVAGGDDLDEDPTAEDTMGLAVLSGLVDDLDVSSGAEGGVIRMSWPVEDGQASASG; encoded by the coding sequence ATGGCCACCGTCGAACTCCGGTTCACCGCGCTCGGTGAGCACGTCCGCACCGCCCGGCTGGTAGCCGCGGCGGTGGCCCGGCGTGCGGGTGTGGACGATTCGGTACTCGACGAGGTGAGAGTCGCCGTGGGGGAGGCCTGCGCCCGGGCCGTGCGGCTGCACCAGCGGACGTCGACGGACGCGCCGGTCCAGGTGCGGCTGGAGGAGCAGGAGAAGCGCTTCCTGATCGAGGTCGTGGACGGCGTCCACGGCGACTCGGAGAGCGGCGGGACCGCCGAGCGGTCCGCGGTCGCGGGCGGCGACGATCTCGACGAGGACCCGACCGCGGAGGACACCATGGGCCTCGCGGTGCTCAGCGGACTGGTCGACGACCTGGACGTGAGCAGTGGCGCCGAGGGCGGCGTGATCCGGATGAGCTGGCCGGTGGAGGACGGGCAGGCCTCGGCCTCCGGCTGA